A part of Capsicum annuum cultivar UCD-10X-F1 chromosome 6, UCD10Xv1.1, whole genome shotgun sequence genomic DNA contains:
- the LOC107875279 gene encoding uncharacterized protein LOC107875279: MDMKEEKMDFKSILKEMEFVGSAHMTWKEKKELENKKVVALGGKPQKKQRLPLSVARVMMKKQKEREEKMQEENLVLGRFGGSSSRKASGRRRPEDRVLKSTEGHFRNGVLDVKELLKPSAPKASFDRKQSFSFGEGKKKSKGGNKKNKGKKNKCGGRGRKRH; encoded by the exons ATGGACATGAAGGAAGAAAAGATGGATTTTAAGTCCATATTGAAGGAGATGGAATTTGTAG GCTCCGCGCACATGACATGGAAGGAAAAAAAGGAGTTGGAGAACAAGAAAGTAGTTGCACTTGGTGGGAAG CCTCAGAAGAAACAGAGATTACCACTAAGTGTAGCACGAGTAATGATGAAGAAACAGAAGGAAAGGGAGGAGAAAATGCAAGAAGAG AATTTGGTACTTGGACGATTCGGGGGAAGTAGTTCAAGAAAAGCATCAGGAAGGCGCAGACCTGAGGACAGGGTGCTGAAATCAACTGAAGGTCACTTCAGAAATGGGGTGCTTGATGTTAAAGAGTTGTTAAAACCTTCTGCACCTAAAGCTTCATTTGATAGGAAGCAGTCTTTTTCTTTTGGTGAAGGGAAGAAGAAGAGTAAGGGTGGTAATAAAAAGAACAAGGGCAAGAAGAATAAGTGTGGTGGTCGCGGCAGGAAGCGCCATTAA